Proteins from a single region of Fodinibius sp. Rm-B-1B1-1:
- a CDS encoding metal-dependent hydrolase, translating into MDPVTHGLIGASASQSASTNDQLWPASLIGLVSAMLADLDVFITSASDPLLNIELHRQFSHSLIFIPIGALIATVLLWYFLRHKLTFRQIYGFSLLGYATAGLTDTLTSYGTKLYWPFVDDRFAWNLMSVFDPLFSAGIFACVAITLYKKNPRISWLVWGWIALYLSMAIIQQQRAKQVAQSIAQQQGHTIDRLVVKPTLGNQLLWSIRYIHQDTLYAHGVQLGLSGNSQIYDGESAPLLNWKRQYAPFRGTTLYQDIKRFDKLSEGFLIKHPHEKNVIGDGRYAMLPTRMSPLWGIKIDSTNPDKHLPFKTFRESTSSLRSTYLNMILGKENP; encoded by the coding sequence ATGGATCCCGTTACCCACGGATTAATCGGTGCTTCGGCATCACAATCAGCAAGTACCAACGATCAGCTTTGGCCGGCCTCCCTTATTGGGTTAGTTTCGGCCATGCTGGCTGATTTAGATGTATTTATTACTTCTGCTTCTGATCCCCTTCTCAACATCGAGCTGCATCGACAATTCTCGCACTCTCTTATTTTTATTCCCATTGGAGCCCTCATTGCTACTGTTCTTTTGTGGTATTTCCTTAGGCACAAATTAACGTTCAGACAGATATATGGCTTTAGCCTTTTGGGATACGCTACCGCCGGCCTTACTGACACCTTAACCAGTTATGGCACCAAGCTCTATTGGCCCTTTGTAGATGATCGATTTGCCTGGAACCTGATGTCGGTTTTTGATCCACTTTTTTCAGCAGGTATATTCGCTTGCGTGGCCATCACCCTTTATAAAAAAAATCCCAGGATAAGCTGGCTTGTCTGGGGATGGATAGCGCTGTATTTATCTATGGCTATTATACAGCAGCAACGCGCAAAACAGGTAGCCCAATCTATTGCCCAGCAACAAGGTCATACGATCGATAGATTAGTTGTAAAACCTACACTTGGCAACCAGCTTTTATGGAGCATCCGGTATATTCATCAGGATACTTTGTATGCACACGGTGTTCAGTTGGGGCTATCTGGAAATTCACAAATTTATGATGGTGAATCTGCTCCTCTCCTAAACTGGAAACGGCAATACGCCCCCTTTCGGGGTACAACTCTTTACCAGGATATTAAACGATTTGATAAATTGTCGGAGGGATTCCTGATCAAACATCCCCATGAAAAAAATGTTATTGGGGATGGACGCTATGCCATGCTCCCAACTCGGATGAGTCCACTATGGGGTATAAAAATTGATTCAACTAATCCTGATAAACACCTACCATTCAAGACATTTCGTGAATCAACATCTTCACTTAGAAGTACGTATCTCAATATGATACTGGGAAAAGAAAATCCATAA
- a CDS encoding cupin domain-containing protein, protein MAQRKIKPAEVVNLYSLPSDLPDDATLALMKTQDMEVIRMILPKEKDVTEHSVDGQISVQCLEGKTEFYVEGEKHVLTSGDWLYLSRNQAHSLSAIRDSILLITILFVNKSDEEE, encoded by the coding sequence ATGGCCCAACGTAAAATAAAACCTGCAGAGGTTGTTAATCTTTATTCACTACCCAGCGACCTGCCCGACGATGCTACCCTTGCCCTGATGAAAACGCAGGATATGGAGGTCATACGGATGATTTTACCCAAAGAAAAAGATGTTACCGAGCACAGCGTAGACGGACAAATATCGGTGCAATGCCTGGAAGGGAAAACGGAATTTTATGTTGAAGGAGAGAAACACGTATTAACCAGCGGCGACTGGTTATACCTGAGTCGCAATCAGGCGCATTCATTAAGTGCTATTCGTGATTCGATCCTGCTTATCACCATTTTATTTGTGAATAAAAGTGACGAAGAGGAATAG
- a CDS encoding GNAT family N-acetyltransferase, which translates to MDIIKTKRLIIRPLTPNDTSFILELLNEPAFHKYIGDKGVRTETDALNYLNNGPIANYTNFGYGLYHVTEKTSGVSVGICGLKNRAALDIPDLGYAFLSSSWGHGYATEAGSAVVNYTKQHLNIDRIAAITHPENKGSIRVLEKIGFTFQKEVYLDDFEGPTSLFEIDLN; encoded by the coding sequence ATGGATATCATCAAAACAAAACGACTAATAATTCGGCCCCTTACCCCAAATGACACCTCTTTTATTTTAGAACTACTGAATGAACCCGCTTTCCATAAATATATTGGTGACAAAGGAGTACGAACAGAAACAGATGCCTTAAATTATCTCAATAATGGTCCCATTGCCAATTATACCAATTTTGGCTACGGACTTTATCATGTTACAGAAAAGACCTCAGGGGTATCTGTCGGAATCTGTGGGCTCAAAAACCGGGCAGCTCTTGACATCCCTGATTTAGGATATGCATTTTTAAGTAGCAGTTGGGGTCATGGGTATGCCACCGAAGCAGGCTCTGCGGTCGTTAACTATACCAAACAGCATTTAAATATTGATCGAATCGCCGCCATCACCCATCCAGAAAATAAAGGATCGATTCGAGTGCTTGAAAAAATTGGATTTACTTTCCAAAAAGAGGTTTATTTGGATGATTTTGAGGGCCCAACTTCCCTTTTTGAAATCGATCTTAATTAG
- a CDS encoding matrixin family metalloprotease — MNAKLYSTLLLVILIGGWVVLDEGFTFTNTENSKSVPCQQPLTYQLGDIDSRFDISEHELIEVLEEVEALWSSALGRDVVDFSESGTVLVHLIYSEEQQRTDAERQFSNRIKAKEQEEEVARREFDRLSKRYEQKKQDVQQTLETYNETASTYNELAQKWKGKEATSEIIAKFKKLEQQIKNLEADLKHKKKNLQQLHQQANNKTEQLNRLVNEYNQLIDEYNERYSEPRRFDQGRFVKQGTQEEINIYQFRNRAQLKTVLAHEVGHALGLKHVSNPKSIMHKMMAEQNMGNLQLTDEDITALQQQCN; from the coding sequence GTGAACGCAAAATTATACTCCACTCTCTTACTTGTAATCCTCATTGGTGGATGGGTTGTATTAGATGAGGGATTTACGTTCACAAACACCGAAAACTCGAAATCAGTCCCCTGTCAACAACCTCTCACCTACCAGCTTGGAGATATCGATTCCCGATTTGATATTTCAGAGCACGAGCTCATTGAAGTACTTGAAGAAGTAGAAGCCCTATGGAGTTCTGCCCTTGGAAGAGATGTTGTAGACTTTTCTGAATCAGGAACAGTGTTAGTCCACTTGATTTACAGTGAGGAACAGCAGCGTACCGATGCTGAGCGGCAGTTTTCAAATCGAATTAAAGCTAAAGAACAGGAAGAAGAGGTGGCACGTCGTGAGTTTGACCGACTATCTAAGCGGTATGAACAAAAAAAGCAGGACGTCCAACAAACACTTGAAACGTACAATGAGACTGCTTCAACCTATAATGAATTAGCCCAAAAATGGAAAGGGAAAGAAGCTACATCAGAAATTATAGCCAAATTTAAAAAGCTGGAACAGCAGATAAAAAATCTTGAAGCTGATTTAAAGCATAAAAAGAAAAATCTGCAACAACTTCACCAGCAAGCAAATAACAAGACCGAACAACTTAATCGCTTGGTTAACGAATACAATCAGTTGATTGATGAATATAACGAGCGATATAGTGAACCTCGACGTTTTGACCAGGGACGATTTGTTAAACAAGGAACACAGGAAGAAATTAATATTTACCAATTTAGAAATCGGGCTCAGCTTAAGACCGTATTGGCCCACGAGGTAGGCCATGCTCTTGGTTTGAAGCATGTGTCGAACCCGAAATCCATTATGCACAAAATGATGGCTGAACAAAATATGGGGAACCTTCAGCTTACCGATGAGGACATTACTGCCCTTCAACAACAGTGTAATTAA
- a CDS encoding lytic murein transglycosylase, translated as MTGSRLKALLVYALLTLITTPLLAFGTSKPNKLPTLVNYMQEKGFDINPLLEDSRFEIYEDIAERFKKSAEKKSHTLDSYKRILGFDSKARQLDQFIEEHSEQLNKAEQQYGISASVIAAIIGIESDFGRNIGSYNPFNAYVSMYANEYRQEFAKAQIVELLEFTERHNIDVFELKSSYAGAMAYAQFIPYSLNKWFVGDDIFDMTNNIMSVANYLAYFKKRTGDIETAVLRYNPSSLYTQAVLDLAKQARL; from the coding sequence ATGACTGGATCACGACTTAAAGCACTGTTGGTGTACGCTTTGCTCACACTGATAACGACTCCTCTCCTTGCTTTTGGCACTTCTAAGCCCAATAAGTTGCCCACGCTTGTCAACTATATGCAAGAAAAGGGATTTGATATTAATCCTCTGTTAGAGGATTCCCGGTTTGAAATTTATGAAGATATTGCAGAGCGATTTAAAAAATCCGCCGAAAAGAAATCGCACACGCTCGACTCATATAAAAGAATACTCGGATTTGATAGTAAGGCCCGTCAATTAGATCAGTTTATTGAAGAACATTCAGAACAACTTAATAAAGCAGAACAGCAGTACGGGATTTCTGCTTCGGTCATTGCCGCAATCATTGGTATTGAATCTGATTTTGGTAGAAATATTGGCTCCTATAATCCTTTTAATGCCTATGTATCGATGTATGCTAACGAATATCGACAAGAGTTTGCCAAGGCACAGATTGTAGAGCTTCTTGAATTTACAGAACGCCATAATATTGATGTATTTGAGCTAAAGTCCAGTTACGCCGGAGCTATGGCCTACGCTCAGTTTATTCCCTATTCGCTTAATAAATGGTTTGTTGGCGATGATATTTTTGACATGACCAACAACATCATGTCGGTGGCAAACTACTTAGCATACTTCAAGAAGCGCACTGGAGACATCGAAACAGCCGTCTTGCGATATAATCCCAGTAGCTTATATACACAGGCCGTTCTGGACCTTGCCAAACAGGCTCGACTATAA
- a CDS encoding DsbA family oxidoreductase: MKVEIWSDVMCPFCYIGKRRFEKAMESFEYSDEVEIIWRSFQLNPDMETDPEANINEYLAEAKGWSLEQARQMNKRVTNMAAEEGLEYNMEQAVVANSFDAHQLVQFAKDRGKGSEMEEALFKAYFTDGKNTAEHATLIELAENIGIDPTEAKSILENNSYANAVKHDIQLAKNINITGVPFFLFNQKFAVSGARETEVFLKALKQSWNAQLQEDPQE; this comes from the coding sequence ATGAAAGTAGAAATTTGGTCTGATGTCATGTGCCCCTTTTGCTATATCGGTAAGCGCCGCTTCGAAAAGGCGATGGAGAGTTTCGAATATTCAGATGAGGTAGAAATCATTTGGCGGAGTTTTCAACTGAATCCCGATATGGAAACTGATCCCGAAGCAAATATTAATGAATACCTCGCTGAAGCGAAGGGGTGGTCGTTGGAGCAAGCTCGACAGATGAATAAACGAGTTACCAATATGGCGGCCGAAGAGGGACTGGAATACAATATGGAGCAAGCAGTTGTAGCAAATTCATTTGATGCCCATCAACTTGTGCAATTTGCTAAAGATCGCGGCAAAGGAAGCGAAATGGAAGAAGCATTATTTAAGGCCTATTTTACAGATGGCAAAAATACGGCCGAGCATGCAACCCTGATTGAACTTGCCGAAAATATTGGCATCGATCCGACAGAGGCAAAGAGTATTTTAGAGAATAATTCATATGCCAATGCCGTAAAACACGACATCCAACTTGCCAAAAATATTAACATTACAGGCGTGCCTTTCTTTCTCTTTAATCAAAAGTTTGCTGTTTCTGGAGCTCGGGAAACGGAAGTATTCTTGAAAGCTCTTAAACAGTCGTGGAATGCACAGCTCCAAGAAGATCCTCAGGAATAA
- a CDS encoding zinc ribbon domain-containing protein, which produces MQHRNWKCPKCSNRNFKTGQVSGTGGFFSKFFNIQNQKFTTITCSQCHYTEMYKTASSTLENVLDFFGN; this is translated from the coding sequence ATGCAACATCGCAACTGGAAATGCCCAAAGTGTAGTAACCGCAACTTTAAAACCGGACAGGTCTCCGGAACCGGTGGATTCTTTTCGAAGTTTTTTAATATCCAGAATCAGAAGTTTACCACCATTACCTGTTCGCAGTGCCATTACACGGAGATGTATAAAACGGCTTCCAGTACCCTGGAAAATGTTCTGGACTTTTTCGGTAACTAA
- a CDS encoding OsmC family protein, giving the protein MSKYTATTNWSRDGQTFTDNKYSRVHKWKFDSGQVIRASASPNVVPTPYADPSAVDPEEAFVAALSSCHMLWFLSIAAKAGFVVEQYVDKATGILSEDDLGKQAITQVTLFPHVTYKNGHAPSPEENQNIHEQAGKQCFIANSVKTNVEIESLMSEKSVT; this is encoded by the coding sequence ATGTCAAAATATACTGCAACTACAAACTGGTCGCGTGATGGCCAGACATTCACAGATAATAAATACTCAAGAGTCCACAAATGGAAGTTTGACAGTGGCCAGGTTATTCGCGCTTCCGCCTCTCCCAATGTAGTTCCCACACCCTATGCGGATCCCTCTGCCGTTGATCCCGAAGAAGCTTTTGTGGCGGCGCTTTCCAGTTGCCATATGCTCTGGTTTTTATCTATCGCTGCCAAAGCCGGTTTTGTTGTTGAGCAGTACGTAGATAAAGCAACAGGCATCCTATCGGAAGATGATCTTGGCAAACAAGCTATCACTCAAGTAACCCTCTTCCCGCATGTTACCTATAAAAATGGTCATGCTCCAAGTCCTGAAGAGAATCAGAACATTCATGAACAAGCAGGCAAACAGTGTTTTATTGCCAATTCCGTAAAAACCAATGTCGAGATAGAATCATTAATGAGTGAAAAATCTGTGACATAA
- the rmuC gene encoding DNA recombination protein RmuC, translating to MELISILLLIVGLILGYAIAHFQNKSNQLLSREEVVTLEQDYDQAMQTISRLEERNENLSVQLEEVQKEEKEADRRANEAEKQLAELNADYRNLKERLGEQKEEMENLQDRFKDEFENLANKILEEKSQKFTEQNKEKLDQLLKPLGEKMEEFKKKVEETHKEDIEGRSSLKQHLEHLKEMNQQMAQEAKDLTKALKGDTKTQGSWGEVILQRILEKSGLTKGREYEIQENHRSEDGRNLYPDVVVYLPDDKRLVIDSKVSLKAYEQFSSAEEEQERQQYLKQHINSLRSHVKGLSSKNYEQLYGGNSPDFVLMFVPIESAFGVALQHDSSLYYDAFDKNIVIVSPSTLLATLATIDSVWKQEYQTKNAQKIAERGGKLYDKFVLFVESLEEIGMRIRQSQESYDQAMNRLKTGRGDLIGQADKLRKLGANNSKKLSSDLIEKDTITDSVDQNGSDEDS from the coding sequence ATGGAATTAATTTCTATTCTCTTACTGATTGTTGGTCTTATCTTAGGCTATGCTATCGCTCATTTTCAGAATAAAAGCAATCAGCTACTGAGCCGGGAGGAGGTCGTAACCTTAGAGCAGGACTACGACCAGGCCATGCAAACCATCTCGCGGCTGGAGGAGCGCAACGAAAATCTATCGGTCCAGCTTGAGGAGGTTCAGAAAGAAGAAAAAGAGGCCGACCGTCGGGCCAATGAAGCAGAGAAACAGCTTGCTGAGCTCAATGCGGATTACCGAAATCTAAAAGAGCGACTGGGTGAACAAAAAGAGGAGATGGAGAATCTCCAGGATCGTTTTAAGGATGAGTTTGAAAACTTGGCGAATAAAATTCTCGAGGAAAAGTCCCAGAAGTTTACTGAGCAGAATAAGGAGAAGTTGGATCAGCTGTTGAAGCCGCTGGGCGAAAAGATGGAGGAGTTCAAAAAGAAAGTGGAGGAGACGCACAAAGAAGATATTGAAGGGCGCAGTTCGCTGAAACAGCATTTGGAGCACCTGAAAGAGATGAATCAACAGATGGCGCAAGAGGCCAAAGATTTAACGAAGGCGCTTAAAGGTGATACCAAAACCCAGGGTAGTTGGGGAGAAGTGATCTTGCAGCGTATCCTTGAGAAGTCGGGGTTGACGAAAGGCCGGGAGTACGAAATCCAGGAAAATCATCGCAGTGAGGATGGGCGTAACCTCTATCCGGATGTAGTCGTTTATTTGCCCGATGACAAGCGGCTTGTGATCGATTCAAAGGTATCACTCAAGGCATATGAACAGTTTAGTTCCGCCGAGGAGGAGCAGGAACGACAGCAATATTTGAAGCAGCATATTAATTCGCTGCGGAGTCATGTTAAAGGATTGAGCAGCAAAAATTACGAACAGCTGTACGGTGGCAATAGTCCCGATTTTGTACTCATGTTCGTACCCATTGAATCTGCTTTTGGCGTAGCGCTGCAGCATGATTCAAGCCTTTATTATGATGCTTTCGACAAAAATATTGTAATCGTAAGCCCATCAACATTGCTGGCTACGTTAGCAACAATCGACAGTGTATGGAAGCAAGAATATCAGACAAAAAATGCCCAGAAAATTGCTGAACGTGGTGGAAAACTATATGACAAATTTGTGCTTTTTGTAGAGAGCCTGGAGGAGATTGGTATGCGCATTCGTCAATCACAGGAGAGTTACGATCAGGCAATGAATCGCTTGAAAACAGGTCGGGGGGATCTTATTGGTCAGGCCGATAAGCTGCGAAAGTTGGGGGCAAATAACAGTAAAAAGCTTTCAAGCGATCTTATAGAGAAAGATACTATTACTGATTCGGTTGATCAGAATGGTTCTGATGAGGATTCGTAA
- a CDS encoding class I SAM-dependent methyltransferase, which translates to MKSDQISKTAAFLAIKFYGLTRIPAFRNLFDDSVITFYDRMVAHLPAPLCYYHYWLKFSWIRKLYLWSEELLLPGDLLHVIARKWYIRQQIASHKKEGYEQIIVLGAGFDDLSYSFAQKGWDCFEIDVPKMADYKRDFLNRCYSTNKIPDVLGCYLTNSNPHLPFKESAIDPHKKTIIVAEGFFDYVTTDLTKQILSQINQYFEPAPLLITTHFALDELPAHHRWTFEIGVKSVGEQLQLHKSIDAFRNLLSEHDFNIEKQYDRASVSSELQLHTGTSLSVLKGFYVLVARQLQQVT; encoded by the coding sequence ATGAAATCTGATCAAATTAGCAAAACGGCCGCCTTTCTTGCCATCAAGTTTTATGGACTCACGCGTATCCCCGCCTTTCGAAATCTTTTCGATGATTCAGTAATTACCTTTTACGATCGGATGGTAGCACATTTACCGGCACCGTTGTGTTATTATCATTATTGGCTCAAGTTCAGCTGGATTCGCAAACTATACCTTTGGTCAGAAGAGTTACTACTACCAGGCGATCTGCTGCATGTTATTGCCCGCAAGTGGTATATCCGACAGCAAATAGCATCCCATAAAAAAGAAGGATATGAACAGATTATTGTCTTAGGAGCTGGATTCGATGATCTTTCCTACAGTTTTGCTCAAAAAGGCTGGGATTGTTTTGAAATTGATGTTCCCAAAATGGCCGACTACAAACGAGATTTTCTAAACAGATGTTATTCTACTAATAAAATACCTGATGTTTTGGGTTGCTATCTTACCAATAGTAATCCTCATTTGCCCTTTAAAGAATCGGCAATTGATCCCCATAAAAAAACAATTATCGTTGCCGAGGGTTTTTTTGATTATGTAACGACTGATCTGACAAAACAAATTCTCTCTCAAATTAATCAATATTTTGAGCCCGCTCCCCTGCTAATTACAACGCACTTTGCCTTGGATGAGCTTCCTGCACATCACCGGTGGACATTTGAAATAGGAGTTAAATCCGTCGGTGAACAGCTGCAACTGCATAAATCAATCGACGCTTTTCGAAATTTGCTTAGCGAACACGATTTTAACATTGAGAAACAATATGATCGGGCTTCTGTTTCATCAGAATTGCAGTTGCACACGGGAACTTCTCTATCGGTTTTAAAGGGATTTTATGTATTAGTTGCCCGCCAATTGCAACAGGTTACTTAG
- a CDS encoding RluA family pseudouridine synthase, whose protein sequence is MLQTQTQPNITIIYEDDHLLIIDKPAGVLSQEDHTGDADVLSLCKQYLSRSANNTPYLGLVHRLDRPVSGLMLLAKNRSAADSLSQQIRDRTLQKTYWTITSGSPPQNGVLTHHLSKDRDTNIVEVVQAGQRKAKEAILSFAKLEQNDELNLLSVHLQTGRPHQIRVQLAHEGYPIWGDYKYGKDQPDGRKMALRAVELVFNHPKTNQEIRFELAPPSQHPWTQFAIAHK, encoded by the coding sequence ATGCTTCAAACTCAAACACAACCGAATATCACTATTATTTACGAGGACGACCACCTGCTTATTATTGATAAACCAGCCGGGGTACTTTCGCAAGAAGATCATACCGGGGATGCTGATGTGCTCAGTTTGTGTAAACAGTATTTGAGCCGCTCTGCAAATAACACTCCCTACTTGGGGCTGGTCCATCGGCTCGATCGCCCCGTCAGTGGATTGATGCTGCTTGCAAAAAATCGTTCTGCTGCTGATAGCCTATCGCAACAAATTCGGGATCGTACGCTACAAAAAACCTACTGGACCATAACTTCAGGGAGTCCGCCACAAAACGGCGTGTTAACCCATCATCTTTCTAAAGATCGTGATACTAATATTGTGGAAGTCGTTCAAGCCGGCCAACGGAAGGCAAAGGAAGCTATTCTGTCGTTTGCAAAGTTGGAGCAAAATGATGAGTTGAATCTCCTGTCAGTACATCTTCAAACCGGACGCCCACACCAAATTCGCGTGCAGCTGGCGCATGAAGGGTATCCTATCTGGGGCGATTATAAATACGGCAAGGATCAACCCGATGGACGAAAAATGGCGCTACGAGCTGTGGAGTTGGTTTTCAACCATCCGAAAACCAACCAGGAAATTCGATTTGAGTTGGCCCCTCCATCCCAACACCCGTGGACCCAATTTGCAATAGCTCATAAATGA
- the uvrC gene encoding excinuclease ABC subunit UvrC — protein MSTEEKSTVDVKEKVDNLPLVPGVYMFKDKKDRLLYVGKAKRLRHRVRSYFQDSSDHDGRIRVMIRKIDDLEVIVTDSEAEALILENNLIKKHHPRYNILYRDDKTYPYICVTNDERPRVYPTRTVINDGSKYYGPYDSVTHMKRMLDTIRKAFDLCTCAVSRKNVNREKGAPKWHSCFDDYLESCSGDWDLEEYQSTIDKVERMLNGRTDALIRDLKEEMSIASDALAFEKAARIRDSYEAVKKYSKKMKMVADKKVDRDLFAVKVDEEINEACGVLFKVREGKLISKFHRFLKNIKHLEKGEMLQSFVEDYYTGQHAGGIPDEVYVSDELVNEEPLAQYLWEERGKKVRIHRPQRGDKAKMIRMALSNAKYLLGERKLEKEKAAQKRIPHSVKELKEQLNLQRLPRRIECFDNSNLQGSDPVASMVCFVDARAKKSEYKRFHIKTVEGPDDFASMKEVLSRRYKRVMDEKQQIPDLIVVDGGKGQLSSAIEALKEIGFYGECEIIGLAKRLEEVFVPGKSNPIMIPKKSSALKLLQQVRDEAHRFAVSFHRKKRSKRTIKTELTQIEGIGQKKAQQLLKEFGSVKSVREAPLEQLQHEIGDKTGQKIYAYFHETEEV, from the coding sequence ATGAGCACAGAAGAAAAATCTACGGTAGATGTTAAAGAGAAGGTCGATAATCTTCCCCTTGTACCGGGAGTCTATATGTTTAAGGATAAAAAAGATCGTTTGTTATATGTAGGTAAGGCCAAACGTCTGCGGCATCGGGTGCGGTCATATTTTCAAGACTCCAGCGATCACGATGGACGTATTCGCGTGATGATTCGCAAGATTGATGACCTGGAAGTAATTGTTACGGACTCGGAGGCTGAGGCGCTTATCCTCGAAAATAATCTCATCAAAAAACATCATCCGCGGTATAATATTTTATATAGGGATGATAAAACCTATCCCTATATCTGTGTGACAAATGATGAGCGTCCACGGGTTTATCCCACAAGAACGGTTATTAACGATGGTAGCAAATATTATGGTCCGTATGACAGCGTTACCCACATGAAGCGCATGCTCGATACTATCCGTAAGGCATTTGATTTATGTACCTGTGCGGTGTCTCGTAAGAATGTGAATCGCGAAAAGGGGGCGCCGAAGTGGCATTCCTGTTTTGATGATTACCTTGAGAGCTGTTCTGGTGATTGGGATCTGGAAGAATATCAGTCGACTATTGATAAAGTTGAGCGCATGCTTAACGGGCGCACTGATGCGCTTATTCGGGATTTAAAAGAAGAGATGTCGATAGCATCTGATGCGCTTGCCTTTGAAAAAGCAGCTCGTATTCGCGATAGCTATGAAGCGGTCAAAAAATATAGCAAAAAAATGAAAATGGTGGCCGATAAAAAGGTGGATCGTGATCTTTTTGCTGTTAAAGTAGATGAAGAGATCAACGAAGCCTGCGGCGTGTTATTTAAAGTGCGGGAAGGAAAACTCATTAGTAAATTTCATCGATTTTTGAAAAACATTAAGCATCTTGAAAAAGGAGAGATGTTGCAATCGTTTGTAGAGGATTATTACACGGGACAACATGCTGGTGGAATTCCCGATGAAGTGTATGTAAGTGATGAATTAGTCAATGAAGAGCCCCTGGCACAATATCTTTGGGAAGAACGGGGCAAGAAAGTTCGAATTCATCGTCCACAACGCGGGGACAAAGCCAAGATGATTCGCATGGCCCTTTCCAACGCTAAATATCTGCTCGGAGAACGGAAGCTTGAAAAAGAGAAGGCTGCTCAAAAGCGTATTCCACATTCTGTTAAAGAGCTTAAAGAACAACTTAACTTGCAGCGGCTGCCTCGTCGTATAGAATGTTTTGATAACTCAAACTTGCAGGGTAGCGATCCGGTAGCCTCAATGGTTTGTTTTGTGGATGCACGTGCCAAGAAAAGTGAGTATAAGCGATTCCATATTAAAACGGTGGAGGGGCCTGATGATTTTGCTTCGATGAAAGAAGTGCTCAGTCGTCGCTATAAAAGAGTGATGGATGAGAAACAACAAATTCCTGATTTAATTGTGGTGGATGGGGGGAAAGGACAGCTCAGCAGCGCAATTGAAGCACTGAAAGAGATCGGTTTTTATGGAGAATGTGAGATTATTGGTTTGGCAAAGCGTCTTGAAGAGGTGTTTGTCCCTGGCAAGTCTAATCCCATTATGATCCCCAAAAAATCGTCGGCACTGAAGTTGTTGCAGCAAGTACGGGATGAAGCGCACCGGTTTGCGGTTTCTTTCCACCGTAAGAAACGTTCTAAAAGGACTATCAAAACAGAGCTCACTCAAATTGAGGGCATCGGACAGAAAAAAGCTCAGCAGCTGCTCAAAGAATTCGGCTCGGTAAAGTCAGTGCGAGAAGCCCCATTAGAGCAGCTCCAACACGAGATAGGGGATAAGACGGGGCAAAAGATTTATGCTTACTTTCATGAGACTGAAGAAGTGTAA
- a CDS encoding RNA polymerase sigma factor — MKLEQSNHISKKYQQLDDKDLVRFYRQNGDEQAFSELMNRHQTKIYSYIYSMVKDGGTADDIFQETFTKVITKMDDTYNEQGKWIAWVMRIAHNATIDYLRKQKRFVDVSSNYDKESNTDFYDRLPDEDLVSAQEQLEKDEAKSSLMRHIDELPKEQRQVVMLRHYYEMPFKEIAELTDVSINTALGRMRYALINLRKLFDKEKEQEENSYAERG; from the coding sequence ATGAAGCTCGAACAGTCAAACCACATAAGTAAGAAATATCAACAGCTGGATGACAAAGATCTTGTTCGTTTTTATCGCCAAAATGGTGATGAACAGGCATTCAGCGAGTTAATGAATCGTCATCAGACGAAGATATATTCCTATATATACAGTATGGTAAAGGATGGCGGGACGGCTGATGATATTTTCCAGGAAACGTTTACGAAAGTCATCACCAAAATGGATGACACGTATAATGAACAGGGCAAATGGATTGCCTGGGTGATGCGTATAGCTCATAATGCAACAATCGATTATTTAAGAAAACAAAAACGGTTTGTAGACGTTAGTTCTAACTACGATAAGGAATCAAACACTGATTTCTATGATCGTTTGCCTGATGAAGATTTGGTCAGCGCACAGGAACAGCTCGAAAAAGATGAGGCAAAAAGCAGTTTAATGCGTCATATTGACGAGCTTCCAAAGGAACAACGTCAAGTAGTTATGTTGCGACATTATTATGAAATGCCGTTTAAAGAAATTGCAGAACTTACAGATGTTTCCATTAATACTGCACTGGGACGTATGCGGTATGCGTTAATAAATCTTCGAAAACTTTTTGATAAAGAAAAAGAACAAGAAGAAAACAGTTATGCGGAACGAGGATAA